One Mauremys mutica isolate MM-2020 ecotype Southern unplaced genomic scaffold, ASM2049712v1 Super-Scaffold_277, whole genome shotgun sequence DNA segment encodes these proteins:
- the TMEM88 gene encoding transmembrane protein 88 → MSGSPAAASGREEPGGAQRGSPVPPPPYGAGGPELALGPEPELELRGALDCLACAVLLSAHNLLAAALCALLCALVCAAALLPAGTALGLGFLCHSKFLHARVAPCEAHLHDAGATALLVLGFTLLLPLLVLGLAAFVRLARRLQLGYCLLPYSLAVYRHLPAGRYHQAAWCCPRARPPPAGDKVWV, encoded by the exons atgtccggctCCCCGGCGGCGGCCAGCGGGCGGGAGGAGCCCGGCGGGGCGCAGCGGGGCAGCCCGGTGCCGCCGCCCCCGTACGGCGCGGGGGGCCCGGAGCTGGCgctggggccggagccggagcTGGAGCTGCGCGGGGCGCTGGACTGTCTGGCCTGCGCCGTCCTGCTGAGCGCGCACAACCTGCTGGCGGCGGCGCTTTGCGCGCTGCTCTGCGCCCTGGTCTGCGCGGCCGCGCTgctgcccgcgggcaccgcgctGGGGCTGGGCTTCCTCTGCCACTCCAAG ttccTGCACGCCCGGGTGGCCCCGTGCGAGGCCCATCTTCACGACGCCGGTGCCACGGCCCTGCTGGTGCTCGGCTTCACCCTGCTGCTGCCGCTCCTGGTGCTCGGCCTGGCGGCCTTCGTGCGGCTGGCCCGGCGCCTCCAGCTCGGCTACTGCCTGCTGCCCTACAGCCTGGCCGTCTACCGGCACCTGCCCGCCGGCCGCTACCACCAGGCCGCCTGGTGCTGCCCccgcgcccgcccgccccccgccGGGGACAAGGTCTGGGTGTGA